In Streptomyces dangxiongensis, one DNA window encodes the following:
- a CDS encoding ABC transporter ATP-binding protein, which produces MAGLRVRHRKTLALDSLDLTLGTGVHGLLGPNGAGKTSLIRVLATVARPDAGRVELLGEDIAGRRGRAGVRRRLGYLPQEFGYYPGFTVREFVAYMAWLKEVPAARVPAAVERAVARVGLGDRAGARIRTLSGGMVRRVGIAQAIVNDPALLLLDEPTAGLDPEQRVEFRELLRELGATATVVVSTHLVEDVAAACTGVTLLDGGRIAYRGTPKALSLLGETSGGPGDHPIERGYTAALRAHRAPGAREAV; this is translated from the coding sequence GTGGCCGGCCTGCGGGTCCGGCACCGCAAGACCCTCGCCCTCGACTCGCTCGACCTGACGCTCGGCACCGGTGTGCACGGGTTGCTGGGGCCGAACGGGGCGGGGAAGACCTCGCTGATCCGAGTGCTGGCCACGGTGGCCCGGCCGGACGCCGGGCGGGTGGAGCTGCTCGGTGAGGACATCGCCGGCCGGCGCGGCCGGGCCGGGGTGCGGCGCCGGCTCGGCTATCTGCCGCAGGAGTTCGGCTACTACCCGGGGTTCACCGTGCGGGAGTTCGTGGCGTACATGGCCTGGCTGAAGGAGGTTCCGGCCGCGCGGGTGCCGGCGGCCGTGGAGCGGGCCGTGGCCCGGGTGGGCCTCGGGGACCGTGCCGGCGCGAGGATCCGGACGCTGTCGGGCGGCATGGTCCGTCGGGTCGGGATCGCGCAGGCCATCGTGAACGACCCCGCGCTGCTGCTGCTGGACGAGCCGACCGCCGGTCTCGACCCGGAGCAGCGGGTGGAGTTCCGGGAGCTGTTGCGCGAGCTGGGGGCCACGGCGACCGTGGTGGTCTCCACCCACCTGGTGGAGGACGTGGCCGCCGCCTGCACGGGGGTCACCCTGCTGGACGGGGGCCGGATCGCCTACCGCGGTACGCCGAAGGCGCTCAGCCTGCTCGGTGAGACGTCCGGGGGGCCGGGCGACCACCCGATCGAGCGCGGGTACACGGCGGCGCTGCGGGCGCACCGTGCGCCGGGCGCCCGGGAGGCGGTGTGA
- a CDS encoding zf-HC2 domain-containing protein: MTHPDRRPWHACDDLVSRYAEGTLPEPDAWSLEKHVEGCTECATRVSAAVRDTAAGAVLAQVRAAVLEPSPEQARAAMPAPAHVRAGGPSPAHVREGVPDPGRAWEAGAGAAREPRTGRRPGHTLPSRPLRSWSVPSGLPRLSRAGRAAGPGVPSRFLRLLWAAGPAVRGAWSPAVVVVAVGALLLSYGAGFPWARALLLAVSPLVPVAGVALSYGPHADPLHEVAAATPGGGLRLALTRTVAVLAVSLPLLTLTGLLLPASGAPAAAAWLLPGLALALATLGLASFTGCRVAAGVTGGGWLLAVLAPLAAAPGGAVTARLAGQLSRCLDGAAAQSGWAAGAALSAVLLLARRPVFDRPLRP; the protein is encoded by the coding sequence ATGACGCACCCCGACAGGCGGCCCTGGCACGCCTGCGACGACCTGGTGTCCCGCTACGCCGAGGGCACGCTGCCGGAACCGGACGCCTGGTCCCTGGAGAAACACGTGGAGGGCTGCACGGAATGCGCGACCCGGGTGTCGGCCGCGGTACGCGACACGGCGGCGGGCGCGGTACTCGCGCAGGTACGGGCGGCGGTGCTGGAGCCGTCACCGGAACAGGCGCGGGCGGCGATGCCGGCGCCGGCGCACGTCCGGGCGGGGGGGCCTTCGCCGGCGCACGTCAGGGAGGGAGTGCCGGATCCTGGCCGGGCGTGGGAGGCGGGCGCGGGCGCGGCACGGGAACCGCGGACCGGCCGGAGGCCTGGGCACACCCTGCCGTCGCGGCCCCTACGGTCGTGGAGCGTGCCGTCGGGGTTGCCGCGGCTGTCGCGGGCCGGCCGGGCCGCCGGGCCGGGCGTGCCGTCGCGGTTCCTGCGGCTGTTGTGGGCCGCCGGACCCGCCGTGCGCGGGGCGTGGTCGCCGGCCGTGGTGGTGGTGGCCGTCGGCGCGCTGCTCCTGTCGTACGGGGCCGGGTTCCCGTGGGCGCGGGCGCTGCTGCTGGCCGTCTCCCCGCTGGTGCCGGTCGCCGGGGTGGCCCTGTCCTACGGGCCGCACGCCGACCCGCTGCACGAGGTGGCCGCGGCGACGCCGGGCGGCGGACTGCGGCTGGCGCTCACCCGTACGGTCGCCGTGCTCGCGGTGAGCCTGCCGCTGCTGACCCTGACCGGGCTGCTGCTGCCCGCCTCGGGCGCTCCGGCCGCGGCGGCCTGGCTGCTGCCCGGACTGGCACTGGCGCTGGCCACGCTGGGCCTGGCCTCCTTCACCGGGTGCCGGGTGGCGGCCGGGGTGACGGGGGGCGGCTGGCTGCTCGCCGTGCTGGCACCGCTGGCCGCCGCGCCGGGCGGCGCGGTCACCGCGCGGCTGGCCGGGCAGCTTTCCCGCTGTCTGGACGGTGCCGCCGCGCAGAGCGGGTGGGCGGCGGGGGCCGCGCTGAGCGCCGTCCTGCTGCTGGCGCGCCGCCCGGTGTTCGACCGCCCGCTGCGCCCGTGA
- a CDS encoding RNA polymerase sigma factor yields MGGQREDDDASGGDAALLRAVARGDATAMGTLYDRHAGWLHARLTRRCADPEVVREVLQDTFVTVWRSAAGHRGQEAGGWLWTIAARRLVDARRVQERAARAAGPLPEPGFPGRYEPAAAPSAEDRVLAGLEYGDVGTALDRISPELREVLRATVVDGLSTREAARLLGIPEGTVKSRARRARAELRDALDRLNPSPVSPMGGTA; encoded by the coding sequence ATGGGGGGCCAGCGGGAGGACGACGACGCCAGCGGCGGGGACGCGGCCCTGCTGCGGGCGGTCGCGCGGGGCGACGCGACGGCGATGGGCACCCTGTACGACCGGCACGCCGGATGGCTGCACGCGCGGCTGACCCGGCGGTGCGCCGATCCCGAGGTGGTCCGGGAGGTGCTCCAGGACACCTTCGTCACGGTGTGGCGGTCGGCGGCCGGGCATCGCGGGCAGGAGGCCGGCGGCTGGCTGTGGACGATCGCCGCGCGCCGGCTGGTCGACGCGCGGCGGGTACAGGAGCGGGCCGCGCGGGCCGCGGGACCGCTGCCGGAGCCCGGGTTCCCCGGCCGGTACGAGCCCGCCGCCGCGCCGTCCGCCGAGGACCGGGTGCTGGCGGGACTGGAGTACGGCGATGTCGGCACCGCGCTCGACCGGATCTCCCCCGAGCTGCGCGAGGTGCTGCGGGCGACGGTCGTCGACGGGCTGAGCACCCGCGAGGCGGCCCGGCTGCTCGGTATCCCGGAGGGCACGGTCAAGTCCCGGGCCCGCCGCGCCCGTGCGGAACTGCGGGACGCCCTCGACCGGTTGAACCCGTCCCCGGTGTCCCCGATGGGAGGCACGGCATGA
- a CDS encoding TetR/AcrR family transcriptional regulator: MTASIQSKSAPKPRRSDATRTAILAAARERFAADGYERATIRAVAADARIDPSMVMRYFGSKEGLFAAAVTLDLRLPDLARVPREEVGRALVGHFLGLWEENEELRAVLRVGVTNQAGAERMQDIFREQLLPVARQVCPDPEQAPARAALCAAQLLGLALTRYVLRLPPARALTREELVAWLGPAVQRYLTAPHP, from the coding sequence ATGACGGCCAGCATCCAGTCGAAGTCGGCCCCCAAGCCCCGCCGCTCCGACGCCACCCGTACCGCCATCCTCGCCGCCGCCCGCGAGCGCTTCGCCGCCGACGGCTACGAGCGGGCCACCATCCGGGCCGTCGCCGCCGACGCACGGATCGACCCCTCCATGGTGATGCGCTACTTCGGCAGCAAGGAGGGACTGTTCGCCGCGGCCGTCACGCTCGATCTGCGGCTGCCCGACCTGGCGCGGGTGCCGCGCGAGGAGGTGGGCCGCGCGCTGGTGGGCCACTTCCTCGGCCTGTGGGAGGAGAACGAGGAGCTGAGAGCCGTCCTGCGGGTCGGTGTCACCAACCAGGCCGGGGCCGAGCGGATGCAGGACATCTTCCGGGAGCAGTTGCTGCCCGTCGCCCGGCAGGTGTGTCCCGATCCCGAGCAGGCGCCGGCGCGGGCCGCGCTGTGCGCCGCGCAACTGCTCGGACTGGCCCTGACGCGTTATGTGCTGCGGCTGCCGCCGGCCCGGGCGCTCACCCGCGAGGAGCTGGTGGCGTGGCTGGGGCCGGCGGTGCAGCGGTATCTGACCGCGCCACACCCGTGA
- a CDS encoding FAD-dependent monooxygenase: MTGTTGTTTTGTATTDTATSGTAPGTTTPRVIVVGAGPTGLLLAGDLATAGIPVTVLEKRPHRLSNLSRAFVLHARTLEQLDARGLADELEALGQPLDRLGLFGRLTIDLAGLPSRFNHLLVLPQYEVEKVLERRAVEAGADIRYETELTGLTQDATGVTVRAGGPEGEEPAEGRTEIFRAAYVVGADGMRSAVRQAVGLPFPGRSVIRSVVLADVRLAERPSTVFTANAVGDAFAFLVPFGDGYYRVIGWNRARDVPDSAPLDLDEVRETVRLALGRDFGMHDARWMSRFHSDERQAPAYRAGRVFLAGDAAHVHTPAGGQGMNTGLQDAANLGWKLAAVAGGHADPGLLDSYQAERHPVGRAVLRSSGGIVRLAMARRPWALAARAALTAFLGAVGPVRRRLVGQVTGIGYRYAAPRGAHPLTGVRVPDVALAGGGRLHEALRGGRFVLIAPEPYEAGSGRADRLAVARWVSDRRTTVLVRPDGYAAWAADAATPAQTGAALARHLGPTG; encoded by the coding sequence ATGACCGGCACCACGGGTACGACCACCACGGGTACGGCCACCACGGATACGGCCACGTCGGGCACCGCCCCGGGCACCACCACCCCGCGCGTCATCGTCGTCGGCGCCGGCCCCACCGGTCTCCTCCTCGCCGGTGACCTCGCCACCGCCGGTATCCCGGTCACCGTCCTGGAGAAGCGCCCCCACCGGCTCAGCAACCTCTCCCGCGCCTTCGTCCTGCACGCCCGGACCCTTGAGCAGCTCGACGCCCGCGGCCTCGCCGACGAGCTGGAGGCGCTCGGGCAGCCCCTCGACCGGCTCGGCCTCTTCGGCCGGCTCACCATCGATCTCGCGGGCCTCCCCTCCCGCTTCAACCACCTCCTCGTCCTGCCGCAGTACGAGGTGGAGAAGGTGCTGGAGCGGCGCGCGGTCGAGGCGGGCGCCGACATCCGCTACGAGACGGAGCTGACCGGCCTCACACAGGACGCGACCGGTGTGACGGTACGGGCCGGCGGACCGGAAGGGGAAGAACCGGCGGAAGGGCGTACCGAGATCTTCCGGGCCGCGTACGTCGTCGGCGCCGACGGCATGCGCAGTGCCGTGCGGCAGGCGGTCGGGCTGCCCTTCCCGGGCAGATCGGTGATCCGTTCCGTCGTCCTCGCGGACGTCAGGCTCGCCGAGCGGCCGTCGACGGTGTTCACCGCCAACGCCGTGGGTGACGCCTTCGCCTTCCTCGTGCCCTTCGGTGACGGCTACTACCGGGTGATCGGCTGGAACCGCGCCCGTGACGTCCCGGACAGTGCGCCGCTGGACCTCGACGAGGTCAGGGAGACCGTCCGACTCGCCCTCGGCCGGGACTTCGGCATGCACGACGCCCGCTGGATGTCCCGGTTCCACAGCGACGAGCGGCAGGCGCCGGCGTACCGGGCCGGGCGGGTCTTCCTCGCCGGGGACGCCGCGCACGTGCACACGCCGGCCGGCGGGCAGGGCATGAACACCGGGCTCCAGGACGCGGCGAACCTCGGCTGGAAGCTGGCGGCGGTCGCGGGCGGCCACGCGGACCCCGGGCTGCTCGACAGCTACCAGGCCGAACGGCACCCCGTCGGCAGGGCGGTGCTGCGCAGCAGCGGTGGGATCGTCCGCCTCGCCATGGCCAGGCGCCCCTGGGCGCTGGCGGCCCGCGCGGCCCTCACCGCGTTCCTGGGCGCGGTCGGCCCGGTGCGGCGCAGGCTCGTCGGCCAGGTCACCGGCATCGGCTACCGCTACGCCGCGCCGCGCGGCGCCCACCCGCTCACCGGTGTCCGCGTCCCGGACGTCGCCCTCGCCGGCGGCGGCCGGCTCCACGAGGCGCTGCGCGGCGGCCGGTTCGTACTGATCGCGCCGGAGCCGTACGAGGCGGGGTCCGGGCGCGCGGACCGGCTGGCCGTGGCGCGGTGGGTGAGCGACCGTCGTACGACCGTGCTGGTGCGCCCGGACGGATACGCGGCCTGGGCCGCCGACGCGGCCACCCCGGCGCAGACCGGGGCGGCCCTCGCCCGGCACCTCGGCCCCACCGGCTGA
- a CDS encoding MarR family winged helix-turn-helix transcriptional regulator yields the protein MQQQPADPVDVITEQWARVRPDLDTRAMEVFGRIFRLARAMGDRMERAYKPYGISRGEFDVLATLRRSGEPYALSPRQLSATLMLTTGGMTGRLDKLEHAGLLRRSPDPHDRRGLQVTLTEEGLRLIDEAVGAGLAEENAALAALGTEQADHLAGLLRTLLDATTE from the coding sequence ATGCAGCAACAGCCAGCGGACCCCGTCGACGTGATCACCGAGCAGTGGGCGCGGGTGCGGCCCGACCTCGACACCCGGGCCATGGAGGTGTTCGGCCGCATCTTCCGGCTCGCGCGCGCGATGGGCGACCGCATGGAGCGGGCGTACAAGCCGTACGGCATCTCCCGCGGCGAGTTCGACGTCCTCGCCACACTGCGCCGCTCCGGCGAGCCGTACGCCCTCTCGCCCCGCCAGCTCTCGGCCACCCTCATGCTGACCACCGGCGGGATGACCGGCCGCCTCGACAAACTGGAGCACGCCGGCCTGCTGCGCCGCTCCCCCGACCCGCACGACCGGCGCGGCCTCCAGGTGACCCTCACCGAGGAGGGACTGCGGCTGATCGACGAGGCGGTCGGCGCGGGCCTGGCGGAGGAGAACGCCGCCCTGGCCGCCCTGGGCACCGAACAGGCCGACCACCTGGCCGGCCTGCTGCGGACCCTGCTCGACGCGACGACCGAGTAG